From Rissa tridactyla isolate bRisTri1 chromosome 29, bRisTri1.patW.cur.20221130, whole genome shotgun sequence, a single genomic window includes:
- the TMEM179B gene encoding transmembrane protein 179B, producing the protein MAVSVLLLAELALHGAAFLCGIVCASALTVAQGEFGGQCLLYGVVSWNGTALVPRSFSHVSLCYFVSGVSIVVALYSFSSLLHGAYSCCTGESQRDRTWLSIALVIAFVVLFFLLVSACVLRVGTDALCTSLLQTQSLASCREAEQKPWVSYSPSRFYSNLYSAQASAWVSVFLWCLLTTRLLLQRRRDAPFPLLRRHDPEWSAETEAIFGGRPVRP; encoded by the exons ATGGCGGTGTCCGTCCTGCTGCTGGCGGAGCTGGCCCTCCACGGAGCCGCCTTCCTCTGCGGCATCGTCTGCGCTTCAGCCCTCACCGTGGCACAG GGAGAATTCGGAGGCCAGTGCCTCCTCTACGGCGTGGTGAGCTGGAACGGGACGGCGCTGGTGCCCCGGTCCTTCAGCCACGTCTCGCTCTGTTACTTCGTCTCGGGGGTCTCCATCGTGGTGGCCCTTtactccttctcctccctcctccacggCGCCTACAGCTGCTGCACCGGCGAGTCCCAGCG GGACCGCACGTGGCTCAGCATCGCCCTGGTCATCGCCTTCGTcgtcctcttcttcctcctggtCTCAGCGTGTGTCCTCCGCGTGGGGACGGACGCCCTCTGCACCTCCCTTCTGCAGACCCAGAGCCTGGCCAG CTGCCGGGAGGCCGAGCAGAAGCCGTGGGTGTCCTACAGCCCCAGCCGCTTCTACAGCAACCTCTACAGCGCCCAg gcCTCGGCCTGGGTGAGCGTCTTCCTCTGGTGCCTGTTGACCACCCGGCTCCTGCTCCAGCGGCGCAGAGACGCCCCTTTCCCACTGCTGCGGCGCCACGATCCTGAGTGGAGTGCTGAGACTGAAGCCATTTTTGGGGGACGCCCTGTACGGCCCTGA